A portion of the Gemmatimonadota bacterium genome contains these proteins:
- a CDS encoding methyltransferase domain-containing protein: protein MIGTRSREAALDPQLERTSASVRDYWDAHTLGFQYVSDESIEVGTPAFFDHIRPWMNPYKFPWIMDRIERESAGLRGKTLLEIGCGMGYDSLEFLKRGVRVTATDLTPNAVRIAERHFEVEGVRADDVRVENALSLSFPDETFDAVWSNGVLHATGNTERAIAEARRVLKTGGRAIISHFYRKPSWMWTIHRLGRENIEYKEEDPPVNQFYTDEEILAMFKGFRIEEATHEHHRALPAKRSGLKAALYHYGFKPLYNALPERTALKWAYKLSVTAVKV, encoded by the coding sequence ATGATCGGGACACGGTCGCGGGAGGCCGCGCTGGATCCGCAGCTCGAGCGGACCAGCGCGTCGGTGAGGGACTACTGGGACGCCCACACGCTGGGGTTCCAGTACGTGTCGGATGAGAGCATCGAGGTCGGGACGCCGGCGTTCTTCGACCACATCCGGCCCTGGATGAATCCGTACAAGTTCCCCTGGATAATGGACCGGATCGAGCGAGAGTCGGCCGGGCTGCGGGGCAAGACGCTGCTCGAGATCGGCTGCGGCATGGGCTACGACAGCCTCGAATTCCTGAAGCGCGGCGTGCGGGTCACGGCGACGGATCTGACTCCGAACGCGGTCCGCATCGCCGAGCGCCATTTCGAAGTCGAGGGTGTGCGGGCGGACGACGTGCGCGTGGAAAACGCTCTCTCTCTGTCGTTCCCCGACGAGACCTTCGACGCGGTCTGGTCCAACGGCGTGCTGCACGCCACCGGAAACACCGAGAGGGCCATCGCCGAGGCGCGGAGGGTGCTCAAGACCGGCGGCCGGGCGATCATCTCGCACTTCTACCGCAAGCCTTCGTGGATGTGGACGATCCACCGGCTGGGCCGCGAGAACATCGAGTACAAGGAAGAGGACCCGCCGGTGAACCAGTTCTATACCGACGAGGAAATCCTCGCCATGTTCAAGGGCTTCCGGATCGAGGAAGCAACGCACGAGCACCACAGGGCGCTGCCGGCGAAGCGAAGCGGGCTCAAGGCTGCGCTTTATCACTACGGCTTCAAGCCGCTTTACAACGCGCTGCCCGAACGCACGG